Proteins from one Acidihalobacter prosperus genomic window:
- a CDS encoding M24 family metallopeptidase encodes MTNETPYQHASAVSPVGCPARHGDIWPLPFSPLEYADRLLRTKTLMKAQGIEVLLVFDPANMNYLTGYDGWSFYVPQLIVVALAEPEPLWIGRGIDLNGARETTYVDDGNLYAYSDRYVHHDHRHPMDFVAHILRERELDNARVGLDMDSYYFSARGYEVLRRQLPHASFTDVTRLISGLRSIKSPQELEYMRQAGQIMQRVMKVALGNVEPGIRQCDAVGEIYRAQMRGTQAYGGDYPAIAPMLPTGRGTSTPHLTWTDKPFVRDEACILELAAARYHYHCPMARTVFMGDPPKRLVDAAMIVADGVQAALDAVKPGATCEAIEAAWRSVTAPRGIVKESRIGYSMGLNYPPDWGEHTMSLRPGDRSVLEPGMTFHLIPGIWMDDWGVEISESFVVTADGYELLAPFPRKLFVKP; translated from the coding sequence ATGACCAATGAAACCCCTTACCAGCATGCCAGCGCGGTGTCGCCGGTCGGTTGCCCCGCGCGTCACGGCGACATCTGGCCGCTGCCCTTCAGCCCGCTGGAATACGCCGACCGCCTGCTGCGCACCAAGACTCTGATGAAGGCGCAGGGGATCGAGGTGCTGCTGGTGTTCGACCCGGCCAACATGAATTACCTGACCGGCTACGACGGCTGGTCGTTTTACGTGCCGCAGCTGATCGTGGTGGCCCTGGCCGAACCCGAGCCGCTGTGGATCGGGCGCGGGATCGACCTCAACGGCGCGCGCGAGACCACCTACGTGGACGACGGCAATCTCTACGCCTATTCCGACCGCTACGTGCACCACGATCACCGCCATCCGATGGATTTCGTGGCGCACATCCTGCGCGAGCGTGAGTTGGACAACGCCCGCGTCGGCCTGGACATGGACAGCTACTATTTCTCCGCACGCGGTTACGAGGTGCTGCGCCGGCAGCTGCCGCATGCGAGCTTCACCGACGTCACCCGCTTGATCTCCGGCCTGCGTTCGATCAAGTCGCCGCAGGAACTCGAATACATGCGCCAGGCCGGACAGATCATGCAGCGGGTGATGAAGGTCGCGCTGGGCAATGTCGAGCCGGGCATCCGCCAGTGCGACGCGGTGGGCGAGATCTACCGCGCGCAGATGCGCGGCACCCAGGCCTATGGCGGCGACTACCCCGCCATCGCCCCGATGCTGCCGACCGGCCGCGGCACCTCGACCCCGCACCTGACCTGGACCGACAAGCCCTTCGTGCGCGACGAGGCCTGCATCCTGGAGCTGGCCGCGGCGCGCTACCACTACCACTGCCCGATGGCGCGCACCGTGTTCATGGGCGATCCGCCCAAGCGTCTGGTGGACGCGGCGATGATCGTCGCCGACGGCGTGCAGGCGGCGCTGGATGCGGTCAAGCCGGGCGCCACCTGCGAGGCCATCGAGGCGGCCTGGCGGTCGGTCACGGCGCCGCGCGGCATCGTCAAGGAGTCGCGCATCGGGTATTCGATGGGGCTGAACTATCCGCCCGACTGGGGCGAGCACACCATGAGCCTGCGCCCCGGCGACCGTTCCGTGCTCGAACCGGGCATGACCTTCCATCTGATTCCCGGAATCTGGATGGACGACTGGGGCGTGGAGATATCCGAAAGCTTCGTGGTCACCGCCGACGGCTACGAACTGCTCGCGCCGTTCCCGCGCAAGCTGTTCGTCAAGCCCTAG
- a CDS encoding phosphatase domain-containing protein, translating to MTADAREIVICELDGVLALIEHRLHHLYNDTGERNWQAFHAACGGDMPNLPLIQRLNQARAAGTPVVLLSGRGAEVRAQTLQWLHDWQIAHDALWLRPEGDRRPALAFKAEVIERHYPGSRIRRVYESAHHLDVARWHAQQGTPCTLFGPNQGNGATREQFELKTVRHACEHVMLYPFYGDDDYAWEDRCGQLAAGTCLLCQAGEAEAERARQAAAARLAAQARGLPPLEGSERQVAWAEGVRLSAFGGLDKVNAWVARVDAQAEAEDPDHWRAVKQGIARAADYLAAQTEARWWIDHRHGISNSLDGGRALVNAVAEQEGYF from the coding sequence ATGACGGCGGACGCACGCGAAATCGTGATTTGCGAACTGGACGGCGTGCTCGCGCTGATCGAGCATCGCCTGCACCACCTCTACAACGATACCGGCGAACGCAACTGGCAGGCCTTCCACGCCGCCTGCGGCGGCGACATGCCCAACCTGCCGCTGATCCAGCGGCTCAATCAGGCGCGCGCGGCGGGAACGCCGGTGGTGCTGCTGAGCGGCCGTGGCGCCGAGGTGCGTGCGCAGACCCTGCAGTGGCTTCACGACTGGCAGATCGCGCATGACGCGCTTTGGCTGCGGCCGGAAGGCGACCGCCGTCCGGCGCTCGCCTTCAAGGCCGAGGTGATCGAGCGGCATTACCCCGGCAGTCGCATCCGCCGCGTCTACGAATCGGCGCATCACCTCGACGTCGCGCGCTGGCATGCCCAGCAGGGCACGCCCTGCACGCTGTTCGGCCCCAACCAGGGCAACGGCGCGACGCGCGAGCAGTTCGAGCTGAAAACCGTCCGCCACGCCTGCGAGCATGTGATGCTCTACCCCTTCTACGGCGACGACGACTATGCCTGGGAAGACCGTTGCGGGCAGCTTGCCGCCGGCACCTGCCTGCTGTGCCAGGCCGGGGAGGCCGAGGCGGAGCGCGCCCGGCAGGCCGCCGCAGCACGCCTCGCGGCGCAGGCGCGCGGGCTGCCGCCGCTGGAGGGTTCGGAAAGGCAGGTCGCCTGGGCCGAGGGCGTACGCCTGTCCGCCTTCGGCGGCCTCGACAAGGTCAACGCCTGGGTCGCCCGCGTCGATGCGCAGGCCGAGGCCGAGGACCCCGACCACTGGCGCGCGGTCAAGCAGGGCATCGCCCGCGCCGCCGACTATCTCGCCGCGCAGACCGAGGCGCGCTGGTGGATCGACCACCGCCACGGCATCAGCAACAGCCTCGACGGCGGACGCGCGCTGGTCAACGCGGTGGCCGAGCAGGAAGGCTACTTCTAG
- a CDS encoding Do family serine endopeptidase, whose translation MKWKMLPRRRHRAPRIWLNAFLAAVFGIGMGMSGWAFAGKPDLPIHPDTSPQRQLVNLPDFTPIIKRVGDAVVNISSTSSRVVHEGPQDPFPPGSPFHQFFRQFMAPGGQQHEKVTDLGSGFILSSNGYIVTAGHVVRHASHIVVTLTNHRSYPAKLVGLSVRYDTALLKIDAHDLPTAPIGNSNNLKVGQWLLAVGAPFGFFNTVTQGVVSAINRTLPHDDEYIPFIQSDVPINPGNSGGPLLNMSGQVVGINDQIYTSSGGYMGLSFSIPIDTVMHVVDDFKQHKPVQFGWLGVEVQDVTTQMAKALNLKEPVGALVASVSHHSPAAMAGLKPGDVIVTFNGQPVDTVGQLPPMVGNTLPGTKVDIGILRNGKAMTLHATVGVLPQNAGGGNGSTVNGNISRLHIQVQSLSEKDKKHFGVGHGVLVIGVGNGPAANAGITPGMVILDLAGEPIRSPEQLKRLVDGLPAGHSIAVRVKAHGQTLFTAITLPPAD comes from the coding sequence ATGAAATGGAAAATGTTGCCGCGACGCCGGCACAGGGCGCCCCGCATCTGGTTGAACGCGTTCCTGGCGGCGGTGTTCGGGATCGGTATGGGCATGAGCGGCTGGGCCTTCGCCGGCAAGCCGGACCTGCCCATACACCCCGACACCTCGCCGCAGCGCCAACTGGTGAACCTGCCCGACTTCACGCCGATCATCAAGCGCGTCGGCGACGCCGTGGTGAACATCAGCAGCACCAGTTCCCGTGTGGTGCACGAAGGACCGCAGGATCCTTTCCCCCCGGGTTCGCCGTTCCATCAGTTCTTCCGCCAGTTCATGGCGCCCGGCGGGCAGCAGCACGAGAAGGTGACTGACCTCGGCTCGGGCTTCATCCTCAGCTCCAACGGCTACATTGTCACCGCCGGCCACGTGGTGCGCCACGCCAGCCACATCGTGGTGACCCTGACCAACCACCGCTCCTACCCGGCCAAGCTGGTCGGCCTGTCGGTGCGCTACGACACGGCGCTGCTCAAGATCGACGCGCATGATTTGCCCACGGCGCCGATCGGCAATTCCAATAACCTCAAGGTCGGCCAGTGGCTGCTTGCGGTCGGTGCGCCGTTCGGGTTCTTCAATACCGTGACCCAGGGCGTGGTCAGCGCGATCAACCGCACCCTGCCGCACGACGACGAGTACATCCCCTTCATCCAGAGCGACGTGCCGATCAACCCCGGCAATTCCGGCGGCCCGCTGCTCAACATGTCCGGTCAGGTGGTCGGCATCAACGACCAGATCTACACCAGCAGCGGCGGTTACATGGGGCTCTCGTTCTCGATCCCGATCGACACCGTGATGCACGTGGTGGACGACTTCAAGCAGCACAAGCCGGTGCAGTTCGGCTGGCTCGGCGTCGAGGTGCAGGACGTGACCACGCAGATGGCCAAGGCCCTCAATCTGAAGGAGCCGGTGGGCGCGCTGGTCGCCTCGGTGTCGCACCATAGCCCCGCCGCCATGGCCGGTCTCAAGCCCGGCGACGTGATCGTGACCTTCAACGGGCAGCCGGTCGACACGGTGGGGCAGTTGCCGCCGATGGTGGGCAACACCCTGCCGGGGACGAAGGTCGACATCGGCATCCTGCGCAACGGCAAGGCGATGACGCTGCATGCGACGGTCGGCGTACTGCCGCAAAACGCCGGCGGCGGCAACGGTTCGACGGTGAACGGCAATATCTCGCGCCTGCATATTCAGGTCCAATCGCTGAGCGAGAAGGACAAGAAGCATTTCGGCGTCGGGCACGGCGTGCTGGTCATCGGCGTCGGCAACGGTCCGGCCGCCAACGCGGGCATCACCCCGGGCATGGTGATCCTCGATCTGGCCGGCGAGCCGATCCGTTCGCCGGAGCAGCTCAAACGTCTGGTCGACGGGCTGCCGGCCGGCCATTCGATCGCGGTCCGCGTGAAGGCGCATGGCCAGACGCTGTTCACCGCGATCACACTGCCGCCGGCGGACTGA
- a CDS encoding DUF938 domain-containing protein → MSNMHKPYSESSDQNREPILAVLIRLFAAPGRVLEIGSGTGQHAVYFSSDLPHLIWQPSDVAENLSGIRAWREEEGGENLLEPLELDVRTQPWPVRAAAFDYVYSANTAHIMSWAAVQAFVAGVGRTLVPGGRFALYGPFNYGGRYTSDSNARFDAWLKARDPQSGVRDFEAVQALTSEVGLRLLQDIAMPANNRVLCWERS, encoded by the coding sequence ATGTCAAATATGCACAAACCCTATTCAGAATCCAGCGACCAGAATCGCGAGCCTATTCTCGCCGTCCTGATCCGCCTGTTCGCGGCGCCGGGCCGCGTGCTTGAAATCGGCAGCGGCACGGGCCAGCACGCGGTGTATTTCTCCAGCGATCTGCCGCATCTGATCTGGCAGCCGAGCGATGTCGCCGAGAACCTTTCCGGTATCCGCGCCTGGCGCGAGGAGGAGGGCGGCGAAAATCTTCTCGAACCGCTCGAACTCGATGTGCGCACGCAGCCGTGGCCGGTGCGTGCGGCGGCCTTCGATTATGTCTATTCCGCCAATACCGCGCATATCATGTCCTGGGCGGCCGTGCAGGCCTTCGTCGCCGGCGTTGGTCGCACGCTCGTCCCCGGTGGGCGTTTTGCCCTGTACGGCCCCTTCAACTACGGCGGCCGCTATACCAGCGACAGCAATGCCCGCTTCGACGCCTGGCTCAAGGCGCGCGACCCGCAAAGCGGGGTGCGCGATTTCGAAGCGGTGCAGGCGCTGACCTCGGAGGTCGGCCTGCGGCTGCTGCAAGACATCGCGATGCCGGCGAACAACCGGGTGTTGTGCTGGGAGCGAAGCTGA
- a CDS encoding APC family permease: MHSHAVPARLRQGELGLGHIVSATLANIAPAMSFYFGFGVIVAGAGVAAPLTILVAMIAVLFLANTLAEFSRFTPSAGSFVTFIGKGFGATAAVTAAVFLIFGYILAGSAVVAIMGGWTSETLHRYLHVQIPWQIMTFAALVLVGAMTVRGVRLSTAWAAAAFWLELAILVVVGIALLGVHGRLSLRPLDPQSLAGGFKGLGLGFPIAIFLFIGWENASMMADETMTPRRLVPRALFASVLAIGVLYTFLAYATVVGFGYDAKALEAAQVPYVDLTAHLLGGVVVLLYLAGVTSILGSLIGLVNAQSRILFNSGREGLLPNLFGAVHDRHRTPWAAIATFLLAALALLFMFAEGKNPVNYFGEAATCGTIPVAIIYGVTNLALPAYVWRTHRAAFSWVRHAALPMLGFLAMILPVWGLVTPGQPYPFNLYPYVALGVLAVAYFYARSATARDPGMGERIGSIVADEAK; this comes from the coding sequence ATGCATTCCCACGCAGTGCCGGCAAGACTCCGCCAGGGCGAACTCGGCCTCGGGCATATCGTGTCGGCGACGCTCGCGAATATCGCCCCGGCCATGAGTTTTTATTTCGGTTTCGGCGTCATCGTGGCGGGAGCGGGCGTGGCGGCGCCGCTGACCATCCTCGTGGCCATGATCGCGGTGCTGTTCCTCGCCAACACGCTGGCGGAATTTTCGCGTTTTACGCCCTCGGCGGGTTCGTTCGTGACATTCATCGGCAAAGGTTTCGGCGCGACGGCGGCGGTGACCGCCGCCGTGTTCCTGATATTCGGTTATATCCTCGCCGGTTCAGCCGTGGTGGCAATCATGGGCGGCTGGACCAGCGAAACGCTTCATCGATACCTCCATGTGCAGATTCCCTGGCAGATCATGACCTTTGCGGCCCTGGTGCTGGTCGGCGCGATGACCGTGCGCGGGGTGCGCCTGTCCACGGCCTGGGCGGCGGCGGCCTTCTGGCTGGAACTGGCGATTCTGGTGGTCGTCGGCATTGCGCTGCTGGGCGTGCATGGTCGCCTGAGTCTGCGTCCGCTCGATCCGCAGTCGCTGGCGGGCGGGTTCAAGGGGCTGGGGCTTGGATTTCCCATCGCCATTTTTCTGTTCATCGGCTGGGAAAACGCCTCCATGATGGCGGATGAAACGATGACTCCCCGGCGACTGGTACCGCGTGCGCTGTTCGCCAGCGTGCTCGCCATCGGCGTGCTCTACACCTTTCTCGCCTATGCCACGGTGGTGGGGTTCGGTTACGACGCCAAGGCGCTTGAAGCTGCGCAGGTGCCCTATGTCGATCTGACGGCCCATCTGCTGGGCGGTGTGGTGGTGCTGCTGTATCTGGCCGGCGTGACGAGCATTCTCGGTTCGCTGATCGGGCTGGTGAACGCTCAATCGCGCATCCTATTCAACAGCGGGCGAGAGGGACTGCTGCCGAATCTGTTCGGCGCGGTGCACGACCGCCATCGTACGCCGTGGGCGGCCATCGCGACCTTCCTGCTCGCCGCGCTCGCTTTGTTGTTCATGTTTGCGGAGGGCAAGAATCCCGTGAATTACTTCGGCGAGGCCGCGACCTGCGGTACCATCCCGGTCGCGATCATTTATGGCGTGACCAATCTGGCCCTGCCGGCGTATGTCTGGCGAACCCATCGCGCGGCTTTCTCCTGGGTACGGCATGCCGCGCTGCCGATGCTGGGTTTTCTGGCGATGATTCTGCCGGTCTGGGGGCTGGTCACGCCGGGGCAGCCCTACCCGTTCAATCTCTACCCTTATGTGGCGCTGGGCGTGCTCGCGGTGGCCTATTTCTATGCGCGTAGCGCCACCGCACGGGACCCCGGCATGGGCGAGCGCATCGGTTCCATTGTGGCCGACGAGGCAAAGTAG